In one Haloplanus salinus genomic region, the following are encoded:
- a CDS encoding ArsR/SmtB family transcription factor — MEVVLWQVLAATRGGPNRARILRELDDRPRNANRLADDLDLAYNTIRHHLDVLEEHDIVTSSDENYGTVYLPSERTRNHWGTVEDIFTKLQG, encoded by the coding sequence ATGGAGGTGGTGCTCTGGCAGGTCCTCGCCGCGACCCGCGGGGGACCCAACCGCGCCCGCATCCTCCGCGAACTCGACGATCGCCCCCGGAACGCCAACCGCCTCGCCGACGATCTCGACCTCGCGTACAACACCATCCGCCACCATCTCGACGTCCTCGAAGAACACGACATCGTCACGAGCAGCGACGAGAACTACGGCACCGTCTATCTGCCGAGCGAGCGAACCCGGAACCACTGGGGGACCGTCGAAGACATCTTCACCAAACTCCAAGGATGA
- a CDS encoding DUF4397 domain-containing protein — translation MTDSADTTRRHVLLGLGTAVTAGLAGCGGQGGDATSTPTATATETETETATEAPTETPTETPSGSANLRVAHVSPNAPNVDVYADGSAVLEDVAFGAVSDYLEVPAGDRQVRITPAGQSGTTVFEGAVPVEDGGEYTVAAIGEVGDMAEQPFEPLVLEDDNSDPGDDMARVRLVHASPDAPAVDVTLASNGDALFDGVAFGGSGYVTVPAGDYTLQVRGDTESNDGDVVAEFDVSVAGGEVYTAFAAGYLSPDDDPADTPFDLIVASDTGGGMMEAPEPANLRVAHVSPNAPNVDVYADGSAVLEDVAFGAVSDYLEVPAGDRQVRITPAGDAETTVFEGAVPVEAGTDYTVAATGEVGDMAEQPFEPLVLTDDNSDPGDDMARVRLVHASPDAPAVDVTLASNGDALFDGVAYGESGSVTVPAGDYTLQVRGDTESNDGDVVAEFDVSVAGGGVYTGFAAGYLSPDDDPADTPFDLIVAQDSGGSMGGMDGSSGNETSMAVDAPRAHFGR, via the coding sequence ATGACGGACTCCGCAGACACGACACGACGCCACGTACTTCTCGGACTCGGAACCGCCGTGACCGCCGGCCTCGCCGGCTGTGGAGGGCAGGGTGGCGACGCCACGTCGACCCCGACGGCGACTGCAACGGAGACGGAGACGGAGACGGCCACGGAGGCGCCGACCGAGACGCCGACCGAGACGCCGAGCGGCTCGGCGAACCTCCGGGTCGCGCACGTGTCGCCGAACGCCCCCAACGTCGACGTCTACGCCGACGGCAGCGCCGTCCTCGAAGACGTGGCCTTCGGCGCCGTCAGCGACTATCTGGAGGTGCCCGCGGGCGACCGGCAAGTGCGCATCACCCCGGCAGGGCAGTCGGGAACGACCGTCTTCGAGGGCGCCGTCCCCGTCGAGGACGGTGGCGAGTACACCGTCGCCGCAATCGGTGAGGTGGGCGACATGGCCGAGCAACCGTTCGAGCCCCTCGTCCTCGAGGACGACAACAGCGACCCCGGCGACGACATGGCCCGGGTGCGCCTCGTCCACGCTTCGCCCGACGCCCCCGCCGTCGACGTGACCCTCGCTTCCAACGGCGACGCGCTCTTCGACGGCGTCGCCTTCGGCGGGTCGGGGTACGTCACCGTCCCCGCCGGCGACTACACCCTCCAGGTTCGCGGCGACACCGAGAGCAACGACGGCGACGTCGTCGCCGAGTTCGACGTGAGCGTCGCCGGCGGCGAGGTGTACACGGCCTTCGCCGCGGGCTACCTCTCGCCCGACGACGACCCCGCCGACACCCCCTTCGATCTGATCGTCGCCAGCGACACCGGCGGCGGGATGATGGAGGCGCCCGAGCCGGCGAACCTCCGGGTCGCGCACGTGTCGCCGAACGCCCCCAACGTCGACGTCTACGCCGACGGCAGCGCCGTCCTCGAAGACGTGGCCTTCGGCGCCGTCAGCGACTACCTCGAAGTCCCTGCCGGCGACCGACAGGTGCGGATCACGCCCGCCGGCGACGCGGAGACGACGGTGTTCGAGGGCGCCGTCCCCGTCGAGGCCGGAACGGACTACACCGTCGCCGCAACCGGCGAGGTGGGCGACATGGCCGAGCAACCGTTCGAGCCGCTCGTACTGACGGACGACAACAGCGACCCCGGCGACGACATGGCTCGGGTGCGTCTCGTCCACGCCTCGCCCGACGCCCCCGCCGTCGACGTGACCCTCGCTTCCAACGGCGACGCCCTGTTCGACGGCGTCGCCTACGGCGAGTCGGGCTCCGTCACCGTCCCCGCCGGCGACTACACCCTCCAGGTTCGCGGCGACACCGAGAGCAACGACGGCGACGTCGTCGCCGAGTTCGACGTGAGCGTTGCCGGCGGCGGCGTCTACACCGGCTTCGCGGCCGGCTACCTCTCCCCCGACGACGACCCCGCCGACACTCCCTTCGATCTGATCGTCGCACAGGACAGCGGCGGGTCGATGGGCGGCATGGACGGGTCGAGCGGCAACGAAACCAGCATGGCCGTCGACGCGCCGCGCGCACACTTCGGGCGCTAA
- a CDS encoding cupin domain-containing protein — MSDRRPSPVSRRAGDENDADLSEADGAPDFRMRRYRLDPGAEVPKHTNTVEHAVHAVAGEYVVGIEDEERTASEGGSLLVPGGTVHWFRNESDAGSSFVCMGPNGDAGIEPVGE, encoded by the coding sequence CTGAGCGACCGACGGCCGTCCCCCGTGAGCAGACGCGCCGGCGACGAAAACGACGCGGACCTGTCGGAGGCCGACGGCGCGCCCGACTTCCGGATGCGTCGCTACCGACTCGACCCCGGCGCCGAGGTGCCCAAACACACCAACACCGTCGAACACGCGGTCCACGCCGTCGCCGGCGAGTACGTCGTCGGCATCGAGGACGAGGAACGGACGGCGAGCGAGGGCGGCTCTCTGCTCGTCCCCGGCGGCACCGTCCACTGGTTCCGCAACGAGAGCGATGCCGGGAGTTCGTTCGTCTGCATGGGGCCGAACGGCGACGCGGGGATCGAACCGGTCGGGGAGTGA
- a CDS encoding DUF1684 domain-containing protein — MTDYAERLRENRAEKDRVFAEERGSPIPPDERDDFDGLDYFEPTPDYRVEATVTVHADPEPIGMETSDDRTVRYLRVVTFEFTLDGESHTLAGYRQAGGGDEVFVPFRDKTTGQQTYRGGRYMELAPDHELADGDRVTLDFNLAYTPFCAFSDAFSCPLPPEENWLETTVPAGERDPHASDEPSCDSAGQPGS; from the coding sequence GTGACCGACTACGCCGAGCGACTTCGTGAGAACCGAGCCGAGAAGGACCGCGTCTTCGCCGAGGAGCGTGGCTCCCCCATCCCCCCGGACGAGCGCGACGACTTCGACGGACTCGACTACTTCGAGCCGACCCCCGACTACCGCGTCGAGGCGACGGTGACCGTCCACGCCGACCCGGAGCCGATAGGGATGGAGACGAGCGACGACCGGACCGTCCGCTATCTCCGCGTCGTCACGTTCGAGTTCACGCTCGACGGCGAGTCGCACACCCTCGCCGGCTACCGACAGGCGGGCGGCGGCGACGAGGTGTTCGTCCCCTTCCGGGACAAGACGACCGGCCAGCAGACCTACCGCGGCGGCCGCTACATGGAACTCGCTCCGGACCACGAACTGGCGGACGGTGACCGCGTCACGCTGGATTTCAACCTCGCGTACACGCCGTTCTGCGCGTTCAGCGACGCCTTCTCCTGTCCGCTCCCGCCCGAGGAGAACTGGCTGGAGACGACGGTGCCGGCCGGGGAGCGCGACCCTCACGCGTCGGACGAGCCATCGTGCGATTCGGCCGGCCAGCCGGGGAGCTGA
- a CDS encoding sensor histidine kinase, with translation MVSKGDLGVSYLVAVGVVLFGVFSAGVLLPVDAVRSRSILGLSMGIMIAGSFLVTGIGLARSSLDDERVWRVAGWSTLGLGVPTLFAVLVILVVPSMLSGLGWRSIVLVNIAAGGVVGVLVGSLLELRAEHERTRTLNQRNTVFLRLFRHDIRTSVNLIRGHLDLAAGDGETPLGSTDVIHDHLAHIERLSDAANRLDDLESMTETGSIDLGALVRDRLDVMQRSTDAVAVETEIHPESYVRANGLLTSVVDNLLRNAVEHSSTSSPPGADDAVEHSSTSSPPGADDAVEHSSTSSPPSGTAPSLRVTVRPAGDTVLFRVADDGPGFTDAELAVHADAEATETALRHSDGVGLWLVRWIVDAYDGDVTVENGDDCGAVVTVRLPPARDEPSSNPDPGPPTESVLAPRTN, from the coding sequence ATGGTGTCGAAAGGGGACCTGGGAGTGAGCTATCTCGTCGCCGTGGGGGTCGTGCTGTTCGGCGTCTTCAGCGCCGGGGTCCTCCTGCCGGTCGACGCCGTCCGTTCGCGTTCCATCCTCGGGTTGAGCATGGGGATCATGATCGCCGGCAGCTTCCTCGTGACCGGCATCGGGCTGGCACGGAGCAGCCTCGACGACGAGCGCGTGTGGCGGGTCGCCGGCTGGTCGACGCTCGGGTTGGGCGTCCCCACGCTGTTCGCGGTTCTGGTGATTCTCGTGGTCCCGTCGATGCTCAGCGGACTCGGGTGGCGAAGCATCGTCCTCGTCAACATCGCGGCTGGCGGCGTCGTCGGCGTGCTCGTCGGGTCGCTGCTCGAACTTCGCGCCGAGCACGAACGAACGCGGACGCTCAACCAGCGCAACACGGTCTTCCTACGGCTCTTTCGACACGACATCCGAACCAGCGTCAACCTCATCCGGGGCCATCTCGACCTCGCGGCGGGCGACGGGGAGACGCCGCTCGGGTCGACCGACGTGATCCACGACCACCTCGCACACATCGAACGGCTGAGCGACGCGGCGAACCGCCTCGACGACCTCGAATCGATGACGGAGACGGGGTCCATCGACCTCGGAGCGCTCGTTCGGGACCGACTCGACGTGATGCAACGCTCGACCGACGCGGTGGCCGTCGAGACGGAGATCCACCCCGAGTCGTACGTGCGGGCGAACGGCCTCCTCACCTCGGTGGTGGACAACTTGCTCAGGAACGCCGTCGAGCATAGCTCGACGAGCAGTCCGCCAGGGGCCGACGACGCCGTCGAGCATAGCTCGACGAGCAGTCCGCCAGGGGCCGACGACGCCGTCGAGCATAGCTCGACGAGCAGTCCGCCGTCCGGGACCGCCCCGTCGCTCCGGGTGACCGTCCGCCCGGCCGGCGACACCGTTCTGTTCCGGGTCGCGGACGACGGGCCGGGCTTTACCGACGCCGAACTCGCCGTCCACGCGGACGCCGAGGCGACGGAGACGGCGCTCCGACACAGCGACGGGGTCGGCCTCTGGCTCGTCCGGTGGATCGTCGACGCCTACGACGGCGACGTCACCGTCGAGAACGGCGACGACTGCGGCGCCGTCGTGACCGTGCGGCTGCCGCCCGCCCGCGACGAACCGTCGTCGAATCCGGACCCGGGGCCGCCGACGGAGTCGGTGCTGGCACCACGAACGAACTGA
- a CDS encoding MFS transporter, giving the protein MQSNPGLDSRVLTLALARMVDSVANSFLVVVLPLYIGRAVALPAFVGSVVAVGPLSFRLTEALLIGVVLSLFGFLNSLGQPFTGRLSDRTGRRTVYLLLGLALVALGSLGFLFRADYVSVLVLRGLQGVGAAFTVPMTVALVNEYSAEGERGGNFGLFNTFRLLGFGTGPLVAGVVIEFGPYAARGVTLSGFDAAFLVAVVAAAVSFGLVTLLIDDPEELEAQAGEELSVAVRNRDGPGLDAVFALALVTVVMAMSFAIFAPLANTINERLGQGDLVFAVQFGAAVLANVLLQLPIGRLSDRYGRRPFLLGGFVLLLPTTLFQGFVTSSLAMIVLRFLQGAAVAAVFAPSLALAGELAGEGQSGSTLSLLTMGFGLGIAVGTLLSGILVGFGFAVPFVVATAGGVVGLALVYTQVHEPSSEPATPAPAAD; this is encoded by the coding sequence ATGCAGTCGAACCCCGGTCTGGATTCACGGGTACTGACCCTGGCGCTGGCGCGAATGGTCGATTCGGTCGCGAACTCCTTTCTGGTGGTCGTCCTCCCCCTGTACATCGGGCGGGCCGTCGCACTGCCGGCGTTCGTCGGGAGCGTCGTCGCCGTCGGCCCCCTGTCCTTTCGGCTGACCGAGGCGCTCCTGATCGGCGTCGTTCTCTCCCTCTTTGGCTTTCTGAACAGCCTCGGCCAACCGTTCACCGGTCGGCTCTCCGATCGGACCGGCAGGCGGACGGTGTATCTCCTGCTCGGCCTGGCGCTGGTGGCTCTCGGCAGCCTCGGCTTCCTCTTTCGCGCGGATTACGTCTCGGTGCTCGTGTTGCGGGGGCTCCAAGGCGTCGGCGCCGCGTTCACCGTCCCGATGACCGTCGCGCTGGTCAACGAATACTCGGCCGAAGGGGAGCGGGGCGGGAACTTCGGGCTGTTCAACACGTTTCGACTGCTGGGGTTCGGGACCGGCCCCCTCGTCGCCGGGGTCGTCATCGAGTTCGGCCCGTACGCCGCCCGTGGCGTGACCCTCTCGGGCTTCGACGCCGCCTTTCTGGTGGCCGTCGTGGCCGCGGCGGTCAGCTTCGGGCTGGTCACGCTGCTCATCGACGACCCCGAGGAACTCGAAGCCCAGGCGGGTGAGGAGCTGTCGGTGGCCGTTCGGAACCGTGACGGCCCGGGTCTTGACGCGGTGTTCGCGCTCGCGCTCGTGACCGTCGTGATGGCGATGAGCTTCGCCATCTTCGCGCCGCTGGCCAACACCATCAACGAGCGACTCGGTCAAGGCGACCTCGTCTTCGCCGTGCAGTTCGGCGCCGCGGTCCTGGCGAACGTCCTCTTACAGCTTCCGATCGGCCGCCTCAGCGACCGGTACGGCCGCCGACCGTTCCTGCTCGGGGGGTTCGTCCTCCTGCTCCCGACGACGCTCTTTCAGGGCTTCGTCACCTCGTCGCTCGCGATGATCGTCCTGCGGTTCCTGCAGGGCGCCGCCGTCGCCGCCGTCTTCGCCCCGTCGCTGGCGCTCGCGGGCGAACTCGCGGGGGAGGGGCAGTCCGGCTCCACCCTCTCCCTGCTGACGATGGGGTTCGGGCTCGGCATCGCCGTCGGGACACTCCTCTCCGGGATTCTCGTCGGGTTCGGGTTCGCCGTCCCCTTCGTCGTGGCGACGGCCGGCGGCGTCGTCGGGCTGGCACTCGTTTACACGCAGGTGCACGAGCCGTCGTCCGAGCCGGCGACCCCGGCGCCGGCGGCCGATTGA
- a CDS encoding lysylphosphatidylglycerol synthase domain-containing protein yields the protein MHKRVRFLLGVALGGGALLLYAWYAGVGGIVDRARAVAPWALGALALLVAAEGVVDGAGVWASVRPLDGGLDPLRSVQFALAGDFFDIVSPAGAASSEPIMSRFISVATGTGYSEALGVRGVAKYVKATGQILLSSVVGVAVLRGDAAGVLRTLVAGVVAVVAVGVVGVVVGGHLARLSVAVLTPVAAAVSTVVPGVAADRERVAAAVDRFRTRVAEFGDRPALVALIVLGGVLEQLLVAVALWTLLTALGTPVAFLPILVVVPLPQAATVVPVPASLGAYDLLLGGALVVTTGVASVTAATAVLLFRTASLAFGLSIGGLCAALLRGWRPGA from the coding sequence ATGCACAAGCGGGTCCGGTTCCTCCTCGGCGTCGCGCTCGGCGGCGGCGCCCTCCTCCTGTACGCGTGGTACGCGGGGGTCGGCGGGATCGTGGATCGGGCACGGGCCGTCGCGCCGTGGGCGCTGGGTGCGCTGGCACTCCTCGTCGCCGCCGAAGGGGTGGTCGACGGTGCCGGCGTCTGGGCGTCCGTCCGCCCCCTCGACGGCGGTCTCGACCCGCTCCGGAGCGTCCAGTTCGCGCTCGCCGGCGACTTCTTCGACATCGTGAGCCCGGCGGGAGCCGCGAGCTCCGAACCGATCATGTCCCGGTTCATCAGCGTGGCGACCGGGACCGGCTACAGCGAGGCGCTCGGCGTCCGCGGCGTGGCGAAGTACGTCAAGGCGACCGGGCAGATCCTGCTGTCGAGCGTCGTCGGCGTCGCCGTCCTCCGCGGCGACGCCGCGGGCGTTCTGCGGACGCTCGTCGCCGGCGTCGTCGCGGTGGTCGCGGTCGGCGTCGTCGGCGTCGTCGTCGGCGGACACCTCGCCCGCCTGTCGGTCGCGGTGCTGACGCCCGTCGCCGCCGCCGTCTCGACGGTCGTGCCGGGCGTCGCGGCCGACCGCGAGCGGGTCGCCGCCGCCGTCGACCGCTTCCGGACGCGAGTCGCGGAGTTCGGTGACCGCCCCGCCCTCGTGGCGCTGATCGTCCTCGGCGGGGTCCTCGAACAACTGCTCGTCGCCGTCGCGCTGTGGACGCTCCTGACCGCGCTCGGAACTCCCGTCGCCTTCCTCCCGATCCTCGTCGTCGTCCCGCTCCCGCAGGCCGCGACGGTCGTCCCCGTCCCGGCGAGCCTCGGGGCGTACGACCTGCTCCTCGGCGGCGCGCTCGTCGTCACGACGGGCGTCGCGAGCGTCACCGCGGCCACCGCCGTCCTGCTCTTTCGGACCGCGAGCCTGGCGTTCGGACTCTCGATCGGCGGGCTGTGTGCCGCGTTGCTCCGCGGCTGGCGACCGGGGGCGTAG